One part of the Bdellovibrio sp. KM01 genome encodes these proteins:
- a CDS encoding NAD(P)H-dependent oxidoreductase subunit E codes for MFKLSEQGLANVKKELARYEAKESAIIPSLYIAQKENNGFITPDIIRHLSQVMEIPEARINEVFKFYTMFNQEPVGKYHVQVCTNISCALEGGREMASHICKELGVKLNEVTADGRFTVSKVECLGSCGTAPMMQVNDTYHEKLTPESAMNLLRGMR; via the coding sequence ATGTTTAAACTTTCTGAACAAGGCTTGGCTAACGTAAAAAAAGAACTTGCTCGCTATGAAGCGAAAGAGTCTGCGATTATTCCAAGTCTTTATATTGCACAAAAAGAAAATAATGGCTTCATCACGCCAGATATTATCCGTCACTTGTCTCAAGTGATGGAAATTCCTGAAGCGCGTATCAATGAAGTATTCAAATTCTATACAATGTTCAACCAGGAACCTGTTGGTAAATACCACGTTCAAGTTTGCACGAATATTTCTTGTGCTCTTGAGGGTGGTCGTGAAATGGCCAGCCACATCTGCAAAGAGTTGGGTGTTAAGCTTAACGAAGTGACAGCGGATGGCCGCTTTACAGTATCCAAAGTTGAGTGCTTGGGTTCATGCGGAACAGCTCCAATGATGCAAGTGAATGACACATATCATGAAAAGCTAACTCCTGAATCAGCGATGAACTTGTTGAGAGGTATGAGATAA
- the thpR gene encoding RNA 2',3'-cyclic phosphodiesterase has protein sequence MNKRLFFALNATDPLSTTFLPTYKKLRINADQKELVIKWVPPENFHVTVSFLGETPEDSIPALSQALQDACELTKPFDLKIDDISAFSSEHDARTLWLGVQNKKALGEFKDRLDEILKDRNLLTFIDKRDFTPHLTIARLRNPKSVKDMISPFKRKSFGKIHVSEIVLYESKLAGAFPVYKPIFRATLNGKDQDENLVTAEE, from the coding sequence ATGAATAAACGCCTGTTCTTTGCCTTGAACGCGACGGATCCTCTTTCGACAACTTTCTTGCCGACTTACAAAAAATTGAGAATCAATGCGGATCAAAAAGAGCTGGTGATCAAATGGGTCCCACCTGAAAACTTTCACGTGACCGTCAGCTTCCTGGGGGAAACACCTGAAGACAGCATCCCGGCCTTAAGCCAAGCTCTGCAGGATGCTTGTGAACTAACAAAACCCTTCGATTTAAAAATCGACGACATCAGTGCATTTTCCTCGGAACACGATGCGCGAACATTGTGGCTGGGTGTTCAGAATAAAAAAGCACTGGGTGAGTTCAAAGATCGCCTGGATGAAATTTTGAAAGACAGAAATCTGCTGACCTTTATTGATAAGCGCGATTTCACTCCCCACCTGACGATCGCGCGCCTACGCAATCCAAAAAGCGTGAAAGATATGATTTCACCGTTCAAGCGCAAAAGCTTTGGCAAAATCCATGTCAGCGAAATCGTTTTATATGAATCAAAATTGGCTGGAGCTTTTCCCGTTTACAAGCCGATCTTTCGTGCGACCTTAAACGGAAAAGACCAAGACGAAAACTTGGTCACTGCGGAAGAGTAG
- the nuoD gene encoding NADH dehydrogenase (quinone) subunit D produces the protein MSKLDTLKQNLAGRFNTANFKFISAVGDDVIEAPKEDVPKLLMYLRESGSFDFLMDVCGVDYPTREKRFDVVYNLFSSKDNSRLRIKAQVGEGESIGTAIPAYRGADWFEREAYDMFGIKFEGHQNLRRILTHHQFVGHPLRKDYDADHQQQCTASLPIHFNNEPGSPGDVLNDKYVPLNIGPAHTAMHGTLRVMAEMDGETIVRCNNEIGYLHRCFEKMAETHPYNQVIPYTDRLNYCSAPMNNIGYCKAVERLLGVEIPPKAQAMRIILAELSRVIDHTIAIGTGAMDLGALTSFFYMFGLREQVYTLFEKLCGARLTVSMTRVGGMAQDAPEGWFDEVLALCKELRRGTDEMAGMVVDNKIFIQRTRNVCAVSAADAIQWGYTGPLLRASGVNLDLRKATPYYGYDQLDFDIPVGTTGDIYDRYLVRFEEMRQSIRIIEQVCKNVPAGDYTIRDKGIVLPEKKDVYGNIEGLMNHFMLVIKGLRPPVGEVYDATEAANGELGFYLVSDGSANPYRLKVRPPCFAIYQSFPTVVKGAMLADAIATVASMNLIAGELDR, from the coding sequence ATGAGCAAGCTTGATACACTAAAACAAAACCTAGCGGGCCGCTTTAACACAGCGAACTTCAAATTCATCAGCGCTGTTGGCGATGATGTTATCGAAGCTCCAAAAGAAGACGTGCCAAAACTTTTGATGTACTTGAGAGAATCAGGTTCATTCGATTTCTTGATGGACGTTTGCGGAGTGGACTACCCAACTCGCGAAAAACGTTTCGACGTTGTCTACAACTTGTTCTCTTCCAAAGACAACTCTCGTTTGCGTATTAAAGCGCAAGTGGGCGAGGGCGAGTCTATCGGTACAGCAATTCCAGCTTACCGTGGGGCTGACTGGTTCGAGCGCGAAGCGTACGACATGTTCGGTATCAAATTCGAAGGTCACCAAAACCTGCGCAGAATTTTGACTCACCACCAATTCGTGGGCCATCCGCTTCGTAAAGACTACGATGCTGATCACCAACAACAATGTACGGCTTCTTTGCCAATTCATTTCAACAACGAACCGGGTTCTCCTGGTGACGTATTGAATGATAAATATGTTCCTTTGAATATCGGTCCTGCCCATACAGCAATGCACGGAACACTTCGTGTGATGGCTGAGATGGACGGGGAGACGATCGTTCGCTGTAACAACGAAATCGGTTACCTTCACCGTTGCTTCGAAAAAATGGCCGAGACTCACCCGTACAATCAGGTGATTCCATACACGGACCGTTTGAACTACTGCTCGGCTCCAATGAACAATATTGGTTACTGTAAAGCGGTTGAGCGTTTGTTGGGCGTTGAAATCCCACCAAAAGCACAGGCAATGCGTATCATCCTTGCAGAGCTTTCCCGTGTTATCGACCATACGATTGCAATCGGAACTGGCGCGATGGACTTGGGTGCTTTGACTTCATTCTTTTATATGTTCGGTTTGCGTGAACAAGTTTATACATTGTTCGAAAAACTGTGCGGTGCTCGTCTTACGGTTTCTATGACTCGCGTAGGTGGTATGGCTCAGGACGCTCCGGAAGGTTGGTTCGACGAAGTTTTGGCTCTTTGTAAAGAGCTTCGCCGTGGAACTGATGAAATGGCGGGAATGGTTGTCGACAATAAAATCTTCATCCAACGTACTCGCAATGTTTGCGCAGTTTCTGCAGCAGACGCGATTCAATGGGGTTACACAGGTCCTTTGCTTCGTGCTTCTGGCGTGAATCTGGATTTGCGTAAAGCCACTCCATATTATGGATATGACCAATTGGATTTTGATATTCCAGTGGGCACAACGGGCGATATTTACGACCGTTACTTGGTTCGTTTCGAAGAAATGCGCCAATCTATCCGTATCATCGAGCAAGTTTGTAAAAACGTACCAGCGGGTGATTACACGATCCGCGATAAAGGTATCGTTCTTCCAGAGAAAAAAGACGTTTACGGAAACATCGAAGGCTTGATGAACCACTTTATGTTGGTGATCAAAGGTCTTCGTCCGCCGGTTGGCGAAGTTTACGATGCAACTGAAGCTGCTAACGGTGAGTTGGGCTTCTACCTTGTATCTGACGGCTCTGCGAATCCGTACCGTTTGAAAGTTCGTCCACCATGTTTCGCTATTTACCAGTCTTTCCCGACTGTGGTTAAAGGCGCGATGTTGGCGGATGCGATTGCGACAGTCGCTTCGATGAATCTTATCGCCGGCGAACTAGATCGCTAA
- a CDS encoding TerC family protein yields the protein MLLFPFADYWWFYLAFLGFVIGMLALDLGVFHKKSHTVGFKEATLWSIAWISLAMIFNGILYGYTLYKFGDQAIANQVGLEFLTGYVIEKSLSVDNIFVFVVVFGFFAIPAQYQHRVLFFGIIGALIFRAIFIALGSVLMQYQAVVLIFGVFLIITGFKMMFQSEHSIDPSHNWLIKFMRKHIRVTDKMHGDHFFVKENGVRFATPLFVALVFMEFTDVIFAVDSVPAIFAVTKEPLIVFTSNIFAILGLRSLYFLLAGVVDKFHLLKYGLALTLIFVGLKMTWLNKMFNGHFPIGISLGLIAFFIGGSMVLSLMFPAKKKNDTNPS from the coding sequence ATGTTATTATTCCCCTTTGCGGACTATTGGTGGTTTTACCTCGCATTTTTGGGGTTTGTCATTGGAATGCTGGCCCTGGATTTAGGGGTCTTTCATAAAAAATCCCATACTGTGGGCTTTAAAGAGGCGACTCTGTGGTCGATTGCCTGGATCTCGCTTGCGATGATCTTTAATGGGATACTTTACGGCTACACTTTATACAAATTCGGCGACCAAGCTATCGCCAATCAGGTGGGACTCGAGTTTCTAACCGGGTATGTGATCGAAAAATCACTCTCGGTGGATAATATCTTTGTCTTTGTCGTGGTTTTTGGTTTCTTTGCAATCCCCGCTCAATATCAACATCGGGTTTTATTCTTTGGTATCATTGGCGCTTTGATCTTCCGCGCGATTTTTATCGCTTTAGGCTCCGTATTGATGCAGTACCAAGCTGTGGTTCTGATCTTTGGTGTGTTCTTAATCATCACTGGTTTCAAGATGATGTTCCAAAGCGAACATTCCATCGATCCCTCCCACAACTGGTTGATTAAGTTTATGCGTAAGCATATCCGTGTGACTGATAAAATGCATGGAGACCATTTCTTCGTAAAAGAAAATGGTGTGCGCTTCGCCACACCATTGTTCGTAGCTTTGGTTTTTATGGAGTTCACAGACGTGATCTTTGCTGTGGATAGCGTGCCAGCGATTTTTGCGGTCACCAAAGAACCATTGATCGTTTTCACTTCGAATATTTTTGCAATCCTGGGTCTGCGTTCACTTTACTTCCTGTTAGCGGGTGTGGTTGATAAGTTCCACTTGTTAAAGTATGGTCTGGCACTGACTTTAATTTTCGTGGGCTTGAAAATGACTTGGTTGAACAAAATGTTTAACGGCCACTTCCCGATCGGAATTTCCCTAGGTCTTATCGCGTTCTTTATCGGAGGATCTATGGTGCTTTCACTTATGTTCCCTGCAAAAAAGAAGAACGATACAAACCCCTCTTAA
- a CDS encoding YceI family protein: MRPQRIATSLLLTAFFATSAQAAKFQIDPAHTSITFKVPHMVISKVKGRFEKFEGSFEFDEKSQKLDTVSVKIQADSINTNQADRDKHLKSPDFLDVAKFPTIDFKGTKVIYDSAKPKEVQGKLTIHGITKDATLEVEYKGAVTDPMGVRRIGFEIETKLNRKDFGLIWNKALETGGVVVGDNIEVEIEGEAILPGKTK, from the coding sequence ATGCGTCCACAGAGAATAGCCACTTCCCTGTTACTAACTGCATTTTTCGCAACTTCTGCTCAAGCAGCCAAATTCCAAATCGACCCAGCCCACACCAGCATCACTTTCAAAGTCCCCCACATGGTGATCTCGAAAGTAAAGGGACGCTTTGAAAAATTCGAAGGCAGTTTCGAGTTCGACGAAAAATCTCAAAAACTCGACACAGTTTCCGTAAAAATTCAGGCTGATTCCATCAACACCAATCAAGCCGATCGCGATAAGCATTTAAAGAGCCCCGACTTTCTGGATGTAGCGAAATTCCCAACGATTGATTTTAAAGGCACCAAAGTGATCTATGACTCTGCCAAACCGAAAGAGGTTCAAGGCAAACTTACGATCCATGGAATAACGAAAGATGCGACCTTGGAAGTTGAATACAAAGGCGCCGTCACAGACCCGATGGGAGTTCGTCGGATAGGTTTTGAAATCGAAACAAAACTGAACCGTAAAGATTTCGGGTTGATCTGGAATAAAGCTTTGGAAACTGGCGGAGTTGTCGTTGGTGATAACATCGAAGTGGAAATTGAAGGCGAAGCGATTCTCCCGGGTAAAACAAAATGA
- a CDS encoding putative quinol monooxygenase yields MIVMTSKIQVKAEREREFVGLAAIVVNPARADKGCMSYEFFEDPLEPGVFLIIETWKSWEDLNAHLEKDYTKEFFAKLPKFAVIPPTITTYESRGGQPMTL; encoded by the coding sequence ATGATTGTGATGACTTCCAAGATACAAGTGAAAGCTGAACGAGAAAGAGAGTTCGTTGGCCTGGCTGCGATCGTAGTCAATCCTGCGCGAGCTGACAAGGGCTGTATGAGCTATGAGTTCTTTGAAGATCCGCTCGAGCCCGGTGTATTTTTGATCATTGAAACCTGGAAAAGCTGGGAGGATCTAAATGCCCACCTGGAAAAAGACTATACCAAGGAGTTCTTTGCCAAGCTTCCCAAGTTCGCCGTCATTCCACCCACCATCACGACCTATGAATCGCGTGGTGGGCAGCCGATGACTCTTTAA
- the nuoF gene encoding NADH-quinone oxidoreductase subunit NuoF, protein MAETKVLTEFYHLPEYQTLAGYKAKGGYETLPKALKMQPQAIIDEVKASGLRGRGGAGFPTGMKWGFLPKNGEPRYLLCNADEGEPGTFKDRMMMERAPHQLIEGMIISAFAVGSHKGYIYVRGEYVFPIECLNKAIKEAYDAGLLGKNILGSGFDFDLDVYRGAGAYICGEETGMISSLEGLKGQPKLKPPFPAVQGYLRKPTIVNNVETLAAVTYIVKDGAQTYRKHGTEKSAGTKLFSVSGNVAKPGNYEVPLGYPLLDLINKECGGMKPGRKLKAIIPGGSSAPVLTAEECAKANLDYESLAGLGTMLGSGAVIVMDDSQCMVDMLGVLTHFYAHESCGQCTPCREGTGWLNKILHSILEGRGRLQDIDLLVKVADNMKGKTICALSDAAALPVLSFVTKFRDEFEFYVREGRSKVKGTTYAEMHH, encoded by the coding sequence ATGGCTGAAACTAAAGTTCTTACGGAATTCTATCATTTGCCAGAGTATCAAACTCTTGCAGGTTACAAAGCTAAAGGCGGTTACGAAACTTTGCCGAAAGCTTTGAAAATGCAACCGCAAGCAATCATCGACGAAGTGAAGGCTTCTGGTCTTCGCGGTCGTGGTGGTGCGGGTTTCCCGACAGGTATGAAATGGGGCTTCTTGCCGAAAAATGGCGAACCTCGTTACCTACTTTGCAACGCCGATGAAGGTGAACCAGGTACATTTAAAGACCGTATGATGATGGAGCGTGCTCCTCATCAATTGATCGAAGGCATGATTATCTCTGCTTTCGCGGTTGGTTCACACAAAGGTTACATCTACGTTCGTGGTGAATACGTATTCCCAATCGAATGTCTGAATAAAGCGATCAAAGAAGCATACGATGCGGGTCTTCTTGGTAAAAACATCCTGGGTTCTGGTTTCGACTTTGACCTGGATGTGTACCGTGGTGCCGGCGCGTATATCTGTGGTGAAGAAACAGGTATGATTTCTTCTTTGGAAGGTTTGAAAGGCCAACCAAAATTGAAACCTCCATTCCCAGCAGTTCAAGGTTATTTGCGCAAACCAACTATCGTGAACAACGTAGAAACTTTGGCAGCAGTAACTTACATCGTAAAAGATGGCGCTCAAACTTACCGCAAACACGGAACTGAGAAATCTGCAGGAACTAAATTGTTCTCTGTATCTGGTAACGTGGCTAAGCCTGGTAACTATGAAGTTCCATTGGGTTACCCTTTGTTGGATCTAATCAACAAAGAGTGCGGTGGTATGAAACCAGGTCGTAAATTGAAAGCCATTATCCCAGGCGGTTCTTCTGCCCCGGTTTTGACAGCTGAAGAGTGCGCGAAAGCAAATCTTGATTACGAATCACTTGCAGGTCTGGGCACAATGCTTGGTTCTGGTGCGGTGATCGTGATGGATGACTCTCAATGTATGGTGGATATGTTGGGTGTTTTGACTCACTTCTACGCTCATGAATCATGTGGTCAATGTACTCCATGCCGTGAAGGTACGGGTTGGTTGAACAAGATTCTTCACTCGATTTTGGAAGGCCGTGGCCGTCTTCAAGATATCGATTTGTTGGTGAAAGTTGCTGACAACATGAAAGGTAAAACAATCTGCGCTCTTTCAGACGCTGCTGCTTTACCGGTTCTTAGCTTTGTAACTAAATTTAGAGATGAATTTGAATTCTACGTTCGTGAAGGACGTTCGAAAGTAAAAGGAACGACATATGCCGAAATGCACCATTAA
- a CDS encoding S8 family peptidase has product MTKMAVFASAAVLAFALGAQAQHKTQDLLIKLAPGYEDVEIQGAKTEKITESLVRVQAPKSMSLNTLVKNPAVEYVQPNYPIHLMEDYRIQDPLRRAALAKMLRRNPEPQVLAIKDNPEIPNAPQSTPGADPMFDKQWGMNNIGVVEAWKVTQGSPDMVVAVIDTGVDYTHEDLLPNLWRNPKEIANNGIDDDGNGYIDDTIGWDFVSNDNKPYDLSMEPLDILFKGGNPGHGTHCAGNVAARNNNSKGIAGVAPNVKIMSLRFISEKGQGTTADAIKAINYAVNNGAKIMSNSWGSEGEDPNAGAENKALRDAVQFAQDKGVLFIAAAGNGHKGVGYDNDNDAAPAYPSSYPHDIIISVAAIDAKDQLGSFSNWGNRSVDIGAPGVVVFSTTVFNNYSDIVIDKYGFKATWDGTSMATPHVAGAAALYWSAHPEKSWQDVKAAVLGSAKPIPALNGKVTSNGKLDVGALLKF; this is encoded by the coding sequence ATGACTAAGATGGCTGTGTTCGCATCTGCTGCCGTTCTTGCTTTCGCTTTGGGCGCTCAAGCTCAGCATAAAACGCAAGATTTGCTTATTAAACTAGCACCTGGCTACGAAGATGTAGAAATCCAAGGGGCAAAAACAGAGAAAATCACGGAAAGTCTAGTTCGTGTTCAAGCTCCAAAATCCATGAGTTTAAACACTTTGGTGAAAAATCCAGCGGTGGAGTACGTTCAACCGAACTACCCAATCCATTTGATGGAAGACTACCGCATTCAAGATCCATTGCGCAGAGCTGCTTTGGCAAAAATGTTGCGTCGCAATCCAGAACCACAAGTTCTGGCGATCAAAGACAACCCAGAAATTCCTAACGCTCCGCAATCAACTCCGGGCGCGGACCCAATGTTCGATAAACAATGGGGCATGAACAATATCGGCGTCGTTGAAGCTTGGAAAGTCACTCAAGGTTCACCTGATATGGTTGTAGCCGTGATCGACACGGGTGTGGACTATACTCACGAAGATCTTTTGCCGAACCTTTGGAGAAATCCAAAAGAGATCGCCAACAACGGTATCGACGATGATGGCAACGGCTATATCGACGACACAATCGGTTGGGACTTTGTTTCTAACGACAATAAACCATACGACCTGTCAATGGAACCTCTGGACATCCTTTTCAAAGGTGGTAACCCAGGTCACGGTACTCACTGCGCTGGTAATGTTGCCGCTCGCAACAACAACAGCAAAGGTATCGCAGGCGTTGCACCAAATGTAAAAATCATGTCTTTGCGTTTCATCTCTGAAAAAGGTCAAGGTACAACTGCTGACGCCATCAAAGCGATCAACTATGCAGTTAACAACGGCGCAAAAATCATGAGCAACTCTTGGGGCTCTGAAGGCGAAGACCCAAATGCAGGCGCAGAAAACAAAGCTTTGCGTGATGCAGTTCAATTCGCCCAAGACAAAGGCGTTCTTTTCATCGCAGCCGCAGGTAACGGCCACAAAGGCGTAGGCTACGATAATGACAACGACGCGGCCCCTGCTTACCCATCAAGCTACCCACACGACATCATCATCTCTGTGGCGGCCATCGACGCAAAAGACCAATTGGGTTCATTCTCAAACTGGGGTAACCGCTCAGTAGATATCGGCGCACCAGGCGTAGTTGTTTTCTCAACAACAGTATTCAACAACTACTCTGACATCGTGATCGACAAATACGGCTTCAAAGCAACATGGGACGGAACTTCAATGGCCACTCCACACGTTGCAGGTGCCGCTGCTCTTTACTGGTCAGCTCACCCAGAAAAATCATGGCAGGACGTAAAAGCTGCAGTACTAGGCTCAGCAAAACCAATCCCAGCTTTGAACGGAAAAGTAACATCGAATGGCAAACTAGATGTAGGCGCCCTTCTGAAATTCTAA
- a CDS encoding NADH-quinone oxidoreductase subunit B — protein MHKDEVQGSALGTQAADDQSRDVAFTTKLDHIVAWGRKNSLWPMPYGTACCGIEFMSVMGPKYDLARFGAEVARFSPRQADLLVVAGTITEKMAPVIVRIYQQMLEPKYVISMGACASSGGFYRAYHVLQGVDKVIPVDVYIPGCPPTPEAVMDGIMALQKMIADHTPRPWKDNWKSPYEQA, from the coding sequence ATGCACAAAGATGAAGTGCAAGGTTCCGCGCTCGGGACTCAAGCAGCAGACGATCAGTCGCGCGATGTTGCGTTCACGACAAAGCTTGATCATATCGTTGCTTGGGGACGCAAAAACTCATTGTGGCCAATGCCGTACGGTACTGCTTGTTGCGGTATTGAATTCATGTCGGTGATGGGACCGAAATATGACCTAGCTCGTTTCGGAGCTGAGGTTGCACGTTTCTCTCCTCGTCAAGCAGACTTACTTGTGGTTGCAGGTACGATCACTGAAAAGATGGCGCCAGTCATCGTTCGTATCTACCAACAAATGCTTGAGCCAAAATACGTAATCTCCATGGGCGCATGTGCAAGCTCTGGTGGTTTCTATCGTGCGTACCACGTTCTTCAAGGCGTTGATAAAGTCATCCCTGTCGACGTGTACATCCCAGGTTGCCCTCCAACACCAGAAGCGGTGATGGACGGTATTATGGCTTTGCAAAAAATGATCGCAGATCACACTCCACGCCCGTGGAAAGACAACTGGAAGAGCCCATATGAGCAAGCTTGA
- a CDS encoding NADH-quinone oxidoreductase subunit I gives MSVMQNNSEKSKWYLPGVLGGLSVTMKHMVTNLLNRKKMMTLNYPEEKYDYSPRFKGNHVLTVKKDGSLRCTACMLCATNCPAECIKIVAAEHNDPAVEKFPIAYEIDILRCVFCGFCEEACPVDAIRLGPEWQTPAVNGGQFIYDINHLAYRPNLKGGIQTHVDDEERHKQGI, from the coding sequence ATGAGCGTAATGCAAAACAACTCGGAAAAGTCCAAGTGGTACTTGCCGGGCGTATTAGGTGGCTTGTCCGTAACTATGAAACACATGGTTACGAATCTTTTGAACCGCAAAAAGATGATGACCTTGAACTACCCAGAGGAGAAGTACGATTACTCTCCACGTTTCAAAGGTAATCACGTTTTGACAGTTAAAAAAGACGGATCTCTTCGTTGCACAGCTTGTATGTTGTGCGCGACGAACTGTCCTGCTGAATGTATCAAAATCGTTGCAGCAGAACATAACGATCCAGCTGTTGAAAAATTCCCGATCGCTTATGAAATTGATATCCTTCGTTGCGTATTCTGCGGTTTCTGTGAAGAAGCTTGCCCAGTAGACGCGATCCGTTTGGGGCCTGAATGGCAAACTCCAGCGGTGAATGGTGGTCAGTTCATTTACGACATCAACCACTTGGCATACCGTCCGAATCTTAAGGGTGGTATTCAAACGCATGTGGACGACGAAGAACGCCACAAGCAAGGTATCTAA
- a CDS encoding 2Fe-2S iron-sulfur cluster-binding protein: MPKCTINGKEVEVKEGSSIIEAMQVSGDRIAHYCWHPGLSVAGVCRLCVVEIEGNPRVQIACNTMVTEGMKINNTSEKVKDTVKWGLDFHLINHPLDCPICDQAGECGLQDQYMEYGKYDPEMAEAKVKKHKVVDLGPTVVLDSERCILCSRCVRFTEEVSKTNELGLFNRGDRTEIGTHDGMPLDNKYSLNTVDICPVGALTSKDFRFRQRVWYLKDGDSVCNGCSTGCNIKVYYNKEGLFRIKPVYNEQVNGHWMCDSGRNAYKFVNRDARLLKGVARGVEMAPGAAAKNANEVLKNTAGDAIALVLTAQYTLEEYEAIIKTFVEEFKTKKVFFWINNKETFDSFDGLLSRGDKNPNTKGLLKVMEKHGITATWNDLSAGLANGSIKTVVVAGPENQVVFPEYNERLKELSKAQNLIWMQSGKNEALSALTGNVWIIPMKTFVEKDGTFINYSGLEQKIKKVTTVVSEALTLTEAALLLAGKNLAMPMTAPFMPTNQRPDQVELEHRKKNEFVFRRGSL; this comes from the coding sequence ATGCCGAAATGCACCATTAATGGCAAAGAAGTCGAAGTAAAAGAAGGCTCGTCGATCATCGAAGCCATGCAAGTATCGGGCGATCGCATCGCTCACTATTGCTGGCATCCAGGATTGAGCGTAGCGGGTGTTTGTCGTCTGTGTGTTGTGGAGATCGAAGGAAATCCACGCGTTCAGATCGCATGTAACACCATGGTTACTGAAGGAATGAAGATCAATAACACGTCTGAAAAAGTTAAAGACACTGTTAAGTGGGGTCTAGACTTCCACTTGATCAACCATCCTTTGGATTGCCCGATCTGTGACCAAGCTGGTGAGTGCGGTTTGCAAGATCAATACATGGAGTACGGTAAGTACGATCCAGAAATGGCCGAGGCGAAAGTTAAGAAACACAAAGTTGTGGATTTGGGTCCTACAGTGGTTCTGGATTCTGAACGTTGTATCTTGTGCTCTCGTTGCGTTCGTTTCACTGAAGAAGTTTCTAAAACCAACGAGTTGGGTCTGTTCAACCGTGGTGACCGTACTGAAATCGGCACTCACGATGGCATGCCTTTGGATAACAAATACTCTTTGAACACAGTCGACATCTGCCCAGTGGGTGCGTTGACTTCCAAAGACTTCCGTTTCCGTCAGCGCGTTTGGTATCTAAAAGATGGCGACAGCGTTTGTAACGGTTGCTCTACTGGTTGTAACATCAAAGTATACTACAACAAGGAAGGCCTTTTCCGTATCAAGCCAGTTTACAATGAACAAGTAAATGGTCACTGGATGTGCGACAGCGGTCGTAACGCCTATAAATTCGTGAACCGCGATGCTCGCCTTCTTAAAGGTGTGGCTCGTGGCGTGGAAATGGCTCCAGGTGCGGCAGCTAAGAATGCTAACGAAGTTTTGAAAAACACGGCGGGCGATGCTATCGCTTTGGTTTTGACAGCTCAGTACACTCTTGAAGAGTACGAGGCGATCATCAAAACGTTCGTTGAAGAATTCAAAACTAAAAAAGTATTCTTCTGGATCAACAACAAAGAAACTTTCGATAGCTTTGACGGTTTGTTGTCTCGCGGAGACAAAAATCCAAACACGAAAGGCTTGCTGAAAGTGATGGAAAAACACGGCATCACTGCGACTTGGAATGATTTGTCTGCAGGTCTTGCTAACGGTTCTATCAAAACTGTTGTGGTAGCGGGTCCAGAGAACCAAGTAGTATTCCCTGAATATAACGAAAGATTGAAAGAGCTTTCTAAAGCTCAAAACTTGATCTGGATGCAATCAGGTAAGAATGAAGCTTTGTCTGCTTTGACGGGTAATGTTTGGATCATTCCAATGAAAACATTCGTTGAAAAAGACGGTACATTCATCAACTACTCGGGTCTTGAACAAAAGATCAAAAAAGTAACAACTGTTGTTTCTGAAGCTCTGACTTTGACAGAGGCGGCTTTGTTGTTGGCAGGTAAAAATTTGGCAATGCCGATGACGGCGCCATTCATGCCGACAAATCAACGTCCTGACCAAGTTGAGTTGGAACACCGTAAGAAGAATGAGTTTGTATTCAGAAGAGGTAGCCTATGA